Proteins co-encoded in one Marinomonas sp. IMCC 4694 genomic window:
- a CDS encoding shikimate kinase, translating to MIKAPNIILVGPMGAGKTTIGRLLSQSMGKEFYDLDKVIEDNAGADIPWIFEREGEDGFRKRETQALLSMTQSAESDCVVATGGGIVMREENRDILRKNSLVVYLYASVAQQLYRTSKSTHRPLLQTGDPKVILKKLFEVRDPLYKEVATLIIETDARHPRTVANKVLSAIKRHLNTESTVS from the coding sequence ATGATAAAAGCCCCCAATATTATTTTAGTAGGCCCGATGGGCGCAGGAAAAACGACCATAGGCCGTTTGCTTTCTCAGTCAATGGGTAAAGAGTTTTATGATTTGGACAAAGTCATAGAAGACAACGCCGGTGCTGATATTCCTTGGATATTTGAAAGAGAAGGAGAAGACGGCTTTCGCAAACGTGAAACTCAAGCATTACTTTCCATGACGCAGTCCGCTGAGAGCGATTGTGTAGTAGCCACGGGAGGCGGTATCGTAATGCGCGAAGAAAATCGCGATATTTTACGTAAAAATAGCTTGGTTGTTTATTTATACGCTTCGGTTGCCCAGCAGCTGTACCGCACCTCTAAAAGCACGCATCGACCCTTGTTGCAAACCGGCGATCCAAAGGTCATCTTAAAAAAATTATTTGAAGTACGTGATCCTCTGTATAAAGAGGTAGCGACCTTGATAATAGAAACGGATGCTCGACATCCAAGAACGGTGGCCAACAAGGTGTTGTCTGCGATAAAGAGACATTTAAATACGGAGAGTACGGTATCTTAA
- a CDS encoding type II and III secretion system protein, with protein sequence MINAYGRGCVMYFLLAGWPVMAMDVYFESRPLQDILPWLASQMNESMVISPEINELLTLSIKDANWKEVMEAVAQHPNITLQWQGDVAVLMPTQAATLKEPSAACQQALWELKHAKAGTVGKHLQALYPSLSLIVDDRTNSIVTVSCESSEAVREALVWLDAPLRQVEISAQIAQVSRNAQSQFGVNWQTTLSNGVRSTLGGAVDLGALTPSASFDFSAIGGSSLLGFTLDMMESEGLANVVSKPKIVTSEGQTARIESGTEVPYQTVSDDKVSVEFRQAALLLEVTPFVKDGERILLTLTIHQDSVGDLVNGVPSLNTNRLKTQVVVKNQETLVLGGIFREERFESESRVPFFSDIPLLGELFKRRSEQQEKVELLVFITPKLLQMSVN encoded by the coding sequence TTGATTAATGCATATGGTCGAGGGTGTGTGATGTATTTCTTGCTGGCAGGGTGGCCGGTGATGGCCATGGATGTGTATTTCGAGTCCCGACCTTTACAAGACATATTGCCGTGGTTGGCCTCACAGATGAATGAAAGTATGGTGATTAGTCCGGAAATCAACGAGTTACTTACCTTGTCGATCAAAGATGCGAACTGGAAAGAGGTGATGGAAGCCGTGGCACAACACCCGAATATTACACTGCAATGGCAAGGCGATGTTGCGGTTTTGATGCCAACGCAAGCGGCCACGCTGAAAGAGCCATCAGCGGCTTGTCAGCAGGCGTTGTGGGAATTAAAACACGCTAAGGCAGGCACTGTCGGTAAGCATTTACAAGCTTTGTATCCCTCTTTATCTTTAATTGTGGATGATCGAACCAACTCAATTGTAACCGTTTCGTGCGAGTCGTCAGAGGCGGTCCGTGAAGCCTTAGTCTGGCTTGATGCGCCATTAAGACAGGTTGAAATCAGTGCTCAGATTGCGCAAGTGAGCCGCAATGCGCAGTCACAATTCGGGGTGAATTGGCAAACCACACTGTCTAATGGTGTTCGTTCTACGTTGGGCGGTGCGGTAGATTTAGGCGCCTTAACCCCGTCGGCCAGCTTCGATTTTTCTGCCATCGGCGGCTCAAGTTTATTGGGTTTCACTTTAGATATGATGGAAAGTGAAGGGTTAGCGAATGTGGTATCGAAACCTAAAATTGTGACATCTGAAGGGCAAACCGCCCGCATCGAATCAGGAACGGAAGTGCCTTATCAAACGGTCAGCGATGACAAAGTCAGTGTTGAATTTCGCCAAGCGGCGTTGCTTCTTGAAGTGACCCCTTTTGTTAAAGATGGCGAGCGGATATTGCTGACGTTAACCATTCATCAAGACTCGGTAGGGGATTTAGTGAACGGTGTACCCAGTTTAAATACCAACCGACTGAAAACACAAGTAGTGGTAAAAAACCAAGAAACCTTAGTATTGGGCGGAATTTTTAGGGAAGAGCGTTTTGAGTCAGAAAGCCGAGTGCCTTTTTTCAGTGACATTCCTTTGTTAGGCGAACTGTTTAAAAGACGCTCAGAACAGCAAGAAAAGGTTGAATTGCTTGTATTTATTACGCCAAAGCTGCTACAAATGTCTGTTAACTAG
- the aroB gene encoding 3-dehydroquinate synthase — MRTLNVELGDRSYPIFIGHGIRQQKALFDDAIHGKQVMIVTNTTVADLYLEAMVSMLSIDYKVDTCILPDGEVYKTLDTYGIIMTSLLEAKHNRTTTVIALGGGVVGDMAGFAAATYQRGVPFIQVPTTLLSQVDSSVGGKTGVNHPLGKNMIGAFYQPQAVIIDTDTLSSLPLRELSAGMAEVIKYGLICDVPFFDWLEAEMPVLMALNNDKISEAIYRSCVAKAHVVSQDEREGGIRAILNLGHTFGHAIETQMGYGNWLHGEAVAVGCVLAVDLSWRMGHLTDSDVARAVALFEAAKLPVLPPVTMTVAHFIERMALDKKVLDGSLRLVLLASLGDALVTSEFPMAYFTATLVDALDASLQATLT; from the coding sequence ATGCGCACATTAAACGTTGAGCTTGGCGATCGCAGTTACCCCATTTTTATAGGTCACGGTATCCGTCAGCAAAAGGCACTGTTTGACGACGCCATTCATGGCAAACAAGTCATGATCGTGACAAACACCACGGTAGCCGATCTGTACCTTGAAGCGATGGTGTCAATGTTGTCGATCGACTACAAGGTCGATACCTGCATTTTGCCCGATGGGGAGGTGTACAAAACGCTTGATACCTACGGCATTATCATGACGTCATTATTGGAGGCCAAGCACAATCGTACAACAACGGTAATCGCACTCGGCGGTGGTGTTGTGGGTGATATGGCGGGTTTTGCAGCGGCAACCTATCAGCGTGGCGTCCCTTTTATACAGGTTCCGACAACGCTATTGTCGCAAGTGGATTCTTCCGTTGGTGGTAAAACGGGGGTGAATCACCCACTGGGTAAAAACATGATTGGGGCGTTTTATCAGCCGCAAGCCGTGATTATTGATACCGACACCTTGTCCAGTTTGCCGCTGCGCGAGTTGTCCGCCGGCATGGCGGAGGTGATTAAATATGGCTTGATTTGTGATGTGCCATTTTTTGATTGGCTAGAGGCCGAAATGCCCGTTTTAATGGCGCTGAATAATGACAAAATCAGCGAAGCCATTTATCGGTCTTGTGTGGCCAAAGCGCATGTGGTTTCACAAGATGAACGCGAAGGGGGCATTCGCGCCATTTTAAATTTGGGTCATACGTTTGGTCATGCCATCGAAACGCAAATGGGTTATGGCAACTGGCTTCATGGCGAAGCGGTTGCGGTTGGTTGTGTGCTGGCGGTGGATCTTTCTTGGCGTATGGGTCATTTAACGGATAGCGATGTGGCACGCGCTGTCGCTCTGTTTGAAGCTGCCAAGCTACCGGTTTTGCCACCGGTGACCATGACGGTAGCGCATTTTATTGAACGCATGGCGTTAGACAAGAAAGTTCTGGATGGCAGTTTACGCTTAGTCCTGCTTGCGTCATTGGGTGACGCTTTAGTCACGTCAGAGTTTCCTATGGCCTACTTTACGGCGACGCTTGTGGATGCGCTTGACGCGAGCTTACAAGCCACTCTCACTTAA